The Fusarium musae strain F31 chromosome 10, whole genome shotgun sequence genome window below encodes:
- a CDS encoding hypothetical protein (EggNog:ENOG41) codes for MNTKFIASYEPQGTDPDLRLVSGSVRAVHASELLIRVVATGICHTDLIFATWPADHIPYPKVLGHEGAGVVVEAGPGVTKARPGDFVLLSFHNCKDCHDCKEGHPSFCSKFVEINYGGEDATYTTEGTNLRGNFFGQSSFAELAVVKESSVVNVTDIIKTEEELKLFAPLGCGFQTGAATVENVARANEKDRVAVIGLGGVGLVSIMTAKMQGCETIIGIDRVPDRLELAKVLGATHVINTSDENIDMKGEIQRATDGRGSSITIDTTGNMGLIKAGLESTSNRGQLIFIGVPPLDAMMDLHLVTFMQTGKVIRGTIEGDAIPAEV; via the exons ATGAACACCAAATTTATCGCATCATACGAGCCTCAAGGCACTGACCCAGACTTGAGACTCGTGAGCGGATCTGTGCGGGCTGTTCATGCCAGCGAACTGCTTATTCGAGTTGTCGCTACTGGCATTTGTCACACTGACCTCATCTTCGCCACTTGGCCAGCCGACCATATCCCATATCCCAAGGTGCTAGGTCACGAGG GTGCTGGTGTTGTAGTGGAAGCAGGACCTGGGGTCACCAAAGCTCGTCCAGGTGACTTTGTCCTACTCTCCTTTCACAATTGCAAAGACTGCCATGACTGCAAAGAGGGCCATCCGTCCTTTTGTAGCAAATTCGTGGAGATCAATTACGGTGGTGAGGATGCAACGTATACAACGGAGGGCACCAACCTGCGAGGCAACTTTTTCGGGCAGTCGTCGTTTGCTGAATTGGCGGTTGTCAAGGAATCATCTGTTGTGAACGTGaccgacatcatcaagactGAAGAGGAATTGAAGTTATTCGCGCCGCTTGGTTGTGGATTCCAGACTGGTGCGGCAACAGTTGAAAACGTTGCCAGAGCAAATGAGAAGGACAGAGTCGCAGTCATAGGTCTTGGTGGCGTCGGGTTGGTCTCTATCATG ACAGCAAAGATGCAGGGTTGCGAGACCATCATTGGTATTGATCGTGTACCCGACAGGCTGGAATTAGCCAAGGTCCTCGGAGCGACTCATGTAATCAATACTTCCGATGAGAACATTGACATGAAAGGGGAGATCCAAAGAGCCACTGACGGAAGAGGCTCTAGCATAACGATTGACACGACAGGAAACATGGGCCTTATCAAAGCAGGTCTAGAGTCTACTTCTAATAGAGGTCAACTGATCTTTATTGGAGTACCGCCACTTGATGCCATGATggatcttcatcttgttaCATTCATGCAG ACTGGGAAAGTCATTCGAGGAACGATTGAAGGTGATGCTATCCCTGCCGAGGTATGA